A single region of the Halanaerobiaceae bacterium ANBcell28 genome encodes:
- a CDS encoding DUF6470 family protein, with translation MNIPQIQINQQFAQTGINIEKGDLRIEQPDADMNIRQPAAIVEISQEDTFVEIDNYPPRSDMHMKNNTDYLHYRRNSIDQQHMEFLARTARNGDRLMKIESEGNSIEQIAVEETFDGPVDLTVAYLSGPKFRHVPAELNIEIQPRGAEINFTPNKPLIDINRSRVNVHMMRYNNIDISVRGNNLNNKI, from the coding sequence ATGAACATTCCTCAGATACAGATAAATCAGCAGTTTGCACAAACTGGTATAAATATTGAAAAGGGTGATCTTCGCATAGAGCAACCTGATGCTGATATGAATATTAGACAGCCGGCTGCTATTGTAGAGATAAGTCAGGAAGATACATTTGTGGAGATTGATAATTATCCACCACGGTCTGATATGCATATGAAGAATAATACTGATTACCTTCATTATCGAAGAAATTCTATTGATCAGCAACATATGGAGTTCTTAGCTAGAACAGCCCGTAATGGTGATAGGCTAATGAAAATAGAATCTGAGGGGAATAGTATAGAACAGATAGCTGTAGAAGAAACCTTTGATGGTCCAGTTGATCTGACTGTAGCTTATTTAAGTGGTCCTAAGTTCAGGCATGTTCCTGCTGAACTTAATATAGAGATACAGCCAAGGGGTGCAGAAATAAATTTTACTCCTAATAAACCTTTGATAGATATAAATCGTTCTAGAGTAAATGTTCATATGATGCGTTATAATAATATTGATATTTCAGTAAGAGGTAATAATTTAAATAATAAAATATAA
- a CDS encoding HIRAN domain-containing protein, whose protein sequence is MVIAKYDNELLVVWKEPVSRNRIVIGRLWKDDENYYFEYIRDGEDERGSIDFAMRMGYKPIKIFDDISKKYISKTLFAPFLNRLNGKDRENNPFEVLKRTGGKLNTDTLEFMLPIDEVKERREVNFKIAGWRYYDGDKVVKGLRSGQNLFLDIEEENIYDMHAIEIWTNDKQYKLGYVPAIYSRYIDKLVKEGKYQAVIEAVNSNDDPYNIVCVRFSGKMVKPKVDKKKITIV, encoded by the coding sequence ATGGTTATTGCAAAATATGATAATGAATTACTTGTAGTATGGAAAGAGCCTGTATCTCGTAATCGAATTGTTATTGGGAGATTATGGAAAGATGATGAAAATTATTATTTTGAATATATTAGAGATGGCGAAGATGAACGTGGAAGTATTGACTTTGCAATGAGAATGGGTTATAAACCAATTAAAATCTTTGATGACATTAGTAAAAAATATATCTCAAAAACTTTATTTGCCCCGTTTCTTAATAGATTAAATGGAAAAGATAGAGAAAATAATCCGTTTGAAGTATTAAAAAGAACCGGTGGCAAACTGAATACTGATACCTTAGAATTTATGCTTCCTATTGATGAGGTAAAAGAAAGAAGAGAAGTTAACTTCAAAATCGCAGGTTGGAGATATTATGATGGTGATAAGGTTGTTAAGGGACTAAGATCTGGGCAAAATCTATTTTTAGATATTGAAGAAGAAAATATCTATGATATGCATGCAATTGAAATTTGGACCAACGATAAACAATACAAACTAGGATATGTTCCTGCGATCTATAGCAGATATATTGATAAATTAGTAAAAGAAGGGAAATATCAAGCTGTTATTGAAGCAGTGAATTCTAATGATGATCCGTATAATATTGTGTGTGTAAGATTTAGTGGAAAAATGGTAAAACCAAAGGTGGACAAAAAGAAAATTACTATTGTTTAA
- a CDS encoding DEAD/DEAH box helicase family protein — MDYFVDTSVFINQNPNLREPQIKGYKKIRDYFESEEYKKERKPPIAVLPTGSGKTGLIGILPYNIAEGRVLIVAPNLIIYDGITEKLDSSSEDNFWIKRGVILSYDDLPKILKYQSYHKKHLLDQCEIIVTNIQKTYEEHKNSLINTVPNDYFDMIIFDEAHHCPADTYKELTEYFSNAKVVKVTGTPFRADGKKIFGKIVYDYPLGMAMAKNYVKKLGNKNYIPEELTLSMEGEDRTYTIEEIYDLVKNEQDIVSRGVAYSEKCSRSVVEESMRLLKEKREISTVPHKIIAIACSIRHAEQIKDLYNEYDISATIVHSNLSDEEILRNKKMFENDIHQVIINVGMLGEGYDHKYISIVSIFRPFRTLSPYVQFVGRALRIIHESDKPEIDNTAHIVYHKALIIDELWEYYKEEKQKAETILEIEEILKKELEKETKPGNKQKVEIPEVVGQKDGYFETDSFLEDIDIIANYQTALNKYKEEVDKYIESLEKEGLEITDELEKLIERQVTGKKRKEKLSEKRPDLIWKEKDEQLNDLIYQETQDIIQSAGFDPQGDTLLKYVEPNYRWITKKVKTNAAFHAFKINVKLKDKIGTSRKNGEWSIKELDIATKMVHNIHDDLKKRLESIKKRGEN; from the coding sequence ATGGATTATTTTGTTGATACTTCTGTTTTCATCAATCAAAATCCTAATTTGCGTGAACCTCAGATTAAAGGCTATAAAAAAATTAGAGATTACTTTGAATCAGAAGAATATAAAAAAGAGAGAAAACCACCGATTGCAGTGCTTCCAACTGGCAGTGGAAAGACAGGTTTAATTGGAATTCTTCCTTATAATATTGCTGAGGGGAGAGTTTTAATTGTAGCTCCTAATTTAATTATATATGACGGTATTACTGAAAAACTAGATTCAAGTAGTGAAGATAATTTTTGGATTAAACGAGGGGTTATTCTATCATATGATGATTTGCCTAAGATTCTTAAGTATCAATCCTACCATAAAAAACACCTATTAGACCAATGTGAAATTATTGTAACTAATATTCAAAAGACTTATGAAGAACATAAAAACTCATTAATAAATACTGTACCTAATGATTACTTTGATATGATTATATTTGATGAAGCGCATCATTGTCCTGCAGATACGTATAAAGAATTAACTGAGTATTTTTCTAATGCTAAAGTAGTTAAAGTTACTGGCACTCCTTTTAGGGCAGATGGTAAAAAGATATTTGGCAAAATTGTGTATGATTATCCTTTGGGAATGGCTATGGCTAAAAATTATGTAAAAAAACTAGGAAATAAGAACTATATACCTGAAGAATTAACTTTATCTATGGAAGGAGAAGACAGGACTTATACTATCGAAGAAATATATGACTTAGTAAAAAATGAGCAAGATATAGTATCAAGAGGGGTAGCTTACTCAGAAAAATGTAGTAGATCTGTGGTAGAAGAAAGTATGAGGTTATTAAAAGAAAAACGAGAAATATCTACTGTGCCTCATAAAATTATTGCTATTGCTTGTAGTATAAGACATGCTGAACAGATAAAAGACCTTTATAATGAGTATGATATAAGTGCTACTATAGTGCATAGTAACTTAAGTGATGAAGAAATTTTAAGAAATAAAAAAATGTTTGAAAATGATATTCATCAAGTTATAATTAATGTAGGTATGCTGGGTGAGGGTTATGATCATAAATATATATCGATAGTATCTATTTTTAGACCCTTTAGAACTTTATCTCCTTATGTCCAGTTTGTTGGTAGAGCATTAAGAATAATTCATGAATCTGATAAACCAGAAATAGATAATACTGCTCATATAGTATATCATAAAGCTTTAATTATTGATGAATTATGGGAATACTATAAAGAAGAAAAACAAAAAGCAGAAACTATATTAGAAATAGAAGAAATACTAAAAAAAGAGTTAGAGAAAGAAACTAAACCTGGTAATAAACAAAAGGTTGAAATTCCAGAAGTGGTTGGTCAAAAAGATGGGTATTTTGAAACAGATTCTTTTTTAGAGGATATTGATATTATCGCTAATTATCAGACTGCACTTAATAAATATAAAGAAGAAGTCGATAAATATATAGAAAGTCTAGAAAAAGAAGGTTTGGAAATAACAGATGAATTAGAAAAACTGATTGAACGACAGGTAACTGGTAAAAAAAGAAAAGAAAAGTTATCAGAAAAAAGACCAGATCTTATTTGGAAAGAAAAAGATGAACAGTTAAATGATCTAATATATCAGGAAACACAAGATATTATTCAGTCTGCAGGATTTGACCCTCAGGGTGATACACTGTTAAAATATGTTGAACCTAATTATAGATGGATCACAAAGAAGGTGAAAACTAATGCAGCTTTTCATGCTTTTAAAATTAATGTAAAGCTTAAAGATAAAATAGGTACAAGCAGAAAAAATGGAGAATGGTCTATTAAAGAGCTAGACATAGCTACTAAAATGGTGCATAATATTCATGATGACTTGAAAAAAAGGCTTGAAAGTATTAAAAAAAGAGGGGAGAATTGA
- a CDS encoding flagellin yields the protein MVEVSAQRSELGAYQNRLEHTIENLGTSAENLQAAESRIRDLDMAAEMMEFTQSNILNQAATAMLAQANQAPQSVLQLLG from the coding sequence ATTGTAGAAGTATCAGCACAGCGCTCTGAGTTAGGTGCTTATCAAAATAGATTAGAGCATACTATTGAAAACCTTGGAACTTCTGCTGAAAATCTTCAAGCTGCTGAATCTCGTATTCGTGACCTTGATATGGCTGCAGAAATGATGGAATTCACTCAATCTAATATTCTTAATCAGGCTGCTACAGCTATGTTAGCTCAAGCTAACCAAGCTCCACAGTCAGTACTACAATTATTAGGTTAA
- a CDS encoding putative motility protein — protein sequence MEISAISQQSLQSVQQHTGTAMLNKTMNQDAAAMMKLMEGVEELAKEIEQIVTPHRGSNIDVRV from the coding sequence ATGGAAATCAGTGCAATATCACAACAATCTTTACAAAGTGTACAACAACACACAGGAACAGCTATGCTTAATAAGACTATGAATCAGGATGCTGCAGCTATGATGAAGTTGATGGAAGGTGTGGAAGAGTTAGCGAAGGAGATAGAACAGATTGTAACACCTCACAGGGGTAGTAATATTGATGTGAGGGTATAG
- a CDS encoding YjfB family protein encodes MEISAISQQSLQSVQQHTGTAMLNKAMNQDAAAMMRLMEGVEELAKEIEQSVTPHRGSNIDVRV; translated from the coding sequence ATGGAAATTAGTGCAATATCACAACAATCTTTACAAAGTGTACAACAACACACAGGAACAGCTATGCTTAATAAGGCTATGAATCAAGATGCTGCAGCTATGATGAGGTTGATGGAAGGTGTGGAAGAGTTAGCGAAGGAGATAGAACAGAGTGTAACGCCTCATAGAGGTAGTAATATTGATGTAAGGGTGTAG
- the flgL gene encoding flagellar hook-associated protein FlgL gives MRVTTGVINDNFMRNLHNNMKRLDEYNQQLSSGKKFTRPSQNPIGVTTSMGMRNVINANEQYSRNVGMAREWLYNTETVLINQGDILHRVKEQTVYAANESLSQTDRDAIAGEIAELRDEMINLANTKIGDRYLMAGKTTKIADGEEVPFLIRDGDDHVTFNGDNEEIVREIGAGIRIPININGEDNFANTIDTLTALEKVIRTNEEVTVGDLTIENISDGMKVVDEMMDNNLRERAGLGARTNRLELTANRLDEEKLQAIELLSNNEDVDIADAITQLKMQEAVYRASLSIGARIMQPTLVDFLR, from the coding sequence ATGAGAGTAACTACTGGAGTAATAAATGATAATTTTATGAGAAATTTGCATAATAATATGAAGAGACTGGATGAATACAATCAACAGCTATCTTCTGGAAAGAAATTTACACGTCCATCTCAGAACCCTATTGGTGTTACAACAAGTATGGGGATGAGGAATGTAATAAACGCCAATGAGCAGTATTCCCGTAATGTAGGGATGGCTAGAGAATGGTTATATAATACGGAAACTGTCTTGATTAATCAGGGTGATATTCTGCATAGGGTTAAAGAACAGACTGTTTATGCAGCAAATGAAAGCTTATCTCAAACAGATAGAGATGCTATTGCTGGAGAGATTGCAGAACTAAGAGATGAAATGATAAATCTAGCCAATACCAAAATTGGTGATAGGTATCTTATGGCTGGTAAGACTACCAAAATAGCTGATGGAGAAGAGGTGCCATTTCTAATTCGGGATGGAGATGATCATGTCACCTTTAATGGAGATAATGAAGAAATAGTAAGAGAAATAGGTGCAGGCATTAGAATACCGATCAATATTAATGGAGAGGATAATTTTGCAAATACCATTGATACTTTAACTGCTCTTGAAAAGGTTATTAGAACAAATGAAGAAGTAACTGTTGGAGATCTTACTATAGAAAACATTTCTGATGGTATGAAGGTTGTAGATGAGATGATGGATAATAACCTGAGAGAAAGGGCTGGACTTGGAGCCAGGACAAATCGTCTAGAGTTAACAGCCAATAGATTGGATGAAGAGAAACTCCAAGCTATTGAACTTTTATCAAACAATGAAGACGTAGATATAGCAGACGCGATTACTCAACTTAAGATGCAGGAAGCAGTTTATCGAGCTTCATTATCAATAGGTGCAAGGATTATGCAGCCCACACTTGTTGATTTTTTACGGTAA
- a CDS encoding putative motility protein, translated as MLNKAMNQDAAAMMRLMEGVEELAKEIEQSVTPHRGSNIDVRV; from the coding sequence ATGCTTAATAAGGCTATGAATCAAGATGCTGCAGCTATGATGAGGTTGATGGAAGGTGTGGAAGAGTTAGCGAAGGAGATAGAACAGAGTGTAACGCCTCATAGAGGTAGTAATATTGATGTAAGGGTGTAG
- a CDS encoding HipA domain-containing protein, with protein MNEQKYKIIDVSNWEIYDKGKGYSESYWLINPETRERALFKVPKYNLHHRCYGGSHWAEKIVSELGKILGLQMPEVDLALYEQKQGCISYRFLEKHDSLREGIEVMSAEVTKNNRENYYLKNILKDLEEYNLVEDFIKILIFDGFIGQTDRHEENWGIIISEKNSEKTKLAPIYDNASSLGRELLSHKIEQMLKDDNYFISYIERCNSCIKLAENTNPSQFEVLQYIYSKYTGLYEELAFKLKQIENDIIKKVVFKVPSTFMTQKQKELVVKILLERKQRLIALTEKGVD; from the coding sequence ATGAATGAGCAAAAATATAAGATTATAGATGTTAGTAATTGGGAAATATATGATAAAGGAAAAGGATATAGTGAATCATATTGGCTTATTAATCCTGAAACCAGAGAAAGAGCTTTATTTAAGGTACCTAAATATAATTTACATCATAGGTGTTATGGTGGTAGCCATTGGGCTGAAAAGATTGTATCTGAATTAGGAAAAATACTAGGTTTACAAATGCCTGAAGTTGATTTAGCTCTTTATGAGCAAAAACAAGGATGTATAAGTTATAGATTTTTGGAGAAACATGATAGCTTAAGAGAAGGAATAGAAGTAATGAGTGCAGAGGTTACAAAAAATAATAGAGAAAATTATTATTTAAAAAATATATTAAAAGATCTTGAGGAATATAATTTGGTAGAAGATTTTATTAAAATACTTATTTTTGATGGTTTTATTGGTCAAACTGATAGACATGAAGAAAATTGGGGTATAATTATTTCTGAAAAGAACTCTGAAAAAACCAAGTTGGCTCCAATTTATGATAACGCTTCTTCACTAGGAAGAGAATTATTATCACATAAAATTGAACAGATGTTAAAAGATGATAATTATTTTATTTCATATATTGAAAGATGTAACTCATGCATTAAACTAGCAGAAAATACTAATCCTTCACAGTTTGAAGTGCTTCAGTATATATATAGTAAGTATACTGGTTTATATGAGGAGTTAGCATTTAAGTTAAAACAAATTGAAAATGATATTATTAAAAAAGTTGTTTTTAAAGTTCCTTCAACATTTATGACTCAAAAACAAAAAGAATTAGTTGTAAAGATATTATTGGAACGAAAGCAGAGATTAATTGCCTTAACAGAAAAGGGGGTAGATTAA
- a CDS encoding flagellin, protein MRINNNLMAMNSHRQLTANQNAGAKSMERLSSGLRINRAGDDAAGLAISEKMRGQIRGLNQASRNAQDGISLIQTAEGALNESHAILQRMRELAVQSANDTNVQVDRDELQKEVDQLAAELTRIGDTTEFNTQTLLDGDLSVTFQIGANEGQNIELSIEDMRAFDLGVAGDASFETTGAHTAATGDGNDTIVEGTHTIQETDTGYEMVSNDGTVLATSDDGITYTGTDAGTGTADTLVFDHAVTSGEVTVAADLSATGTASVSDTGLEPGTYTVSSDQSTITDASGDVVATWDGTSEYVDADGNTVIAGGGAANDQQLAADAQITVGGIDISSQTAADKAVTDINSAIEEVSAQRSELGAYQNRLEHTIENLGTSSENLQAAESRIRDLDMAAEMMDFTKSNILNQAATAMLAQANQAPQSVLQLLG, encoded by the coding sequence ATGAGAATTAATAACAACTTAATGGCAATGAACTCACACAGACAATTAACTGCTAATCAAAATGCTGGTGCAAAATCTATGGAAAGGTTGTCATCTGGTCTTAGAATTAACCGTGCTGGTGACGATGCTGCTGGATTAGCTATCAGTGAAAAAATGAGAGGTCAGATTCGTGGTTTGAACCAAGCTTCTAGAAATGCTCAAGACGGTATTTCTCTTATCCAAACTGCTGAGGGTGCCTTAAACGAGTCACATGCTATTTTACAAAGAATGAGAGAGTTAGCTGTACAATCTGCTAATGATACTAATGTGCAAGTTGATAGAGATGAACTACAAAAAGAGGTAGATCAATTAGCTGCTGAGTTAACTCGTATTGGTGATACTACTGAATTTAATACTCAAACTTTATTAGACGGAGATTTGAGCGTTACATTCCAAATAGGTGCTAATGAAGGACAAAATATTGAATTAAGCATAGAAGATATGAGAGCGTTTGACTTAGGTGTAGCTGGCGATGCTTCATTTGAAACTACAGGAGCACATACTGCAGCTACAGGTGATGGTAATGACACTATAGTTGAAGGAACACATACTATTCAAGAAACTGATACTGGTTACGAAATGGTAAGTAATGATGGAACAGTTTTGGCAACTAGTGATGATGGTATAACATATACAGGTACAGATGCAGGAACAGGAACAGCAGATACATTAGTATTTGATCACGCAGTAACTTCAGGAGAAGTTACAGTAGCTGCTGATTTAAGTGCTACAGGTACTGCTTCAGTATCAGATACTGGCTTAGAACCTGGAACTTATACTGTTTCCTCTGATCAAAGCACTATTACAGATGCTTCTGGAGATGTTGTAGCGACATGGGATGGAACTTCAGAATATGTAGATGCAGATGGAAATACAGTTATTGCAGGAGGCGGAGCTGCTAATGATCAACAACTAGCTGCTGATGCTCAAATTACTGTTGGTGGTATTGATATTTCTTCACAAACAGCTGCAGATAAAGCAGTTACAGATATAAATTCAGCTATAGAAGAAGTTTCTGCTCAAAGATCTGAGCTTGGTGCTTATCAAAATAGATTAGAGCATACTATTGAAAATCTTGGTACATCTTCTGAAAACCTCCAAGCTGCTGAATCTCGTATTCGTGACCTTGATATGGCTGCAGAAATGATGGACTTTACTAAGTCTAATATTCTTAATCAGGCTGCTACAGCTATGTTAGCTCAAGCTAATCAAGCTCCACAGTCAGTACTTCAATTATTAGGTTAA
- the fliW gene encoding flagellar assembly protein FliW — protein MELVTKYHGEIEIDEKEIIHFPQGIPGFLEEKDYVLLTLAKDSPFLVLQSTNTSELAFISMIPWEVKSDYDFEISEQVEELLEIEQVEDVLVVAICTMKDSLENMTINLSAPVVINTKKALAKQVIIDNSNYSIKHPVFPLEKQRQEAK, from the coding sequence GTGGAATTAGTAACAAAATATCATGGTGAAATAGAAATAGATGAGAAAGAAATAATTCATTTTCCTCAGGGTATTCCTGGATTTTTAGAGGAAAAAGATTATGTATTATTGACTTTAGCTAAGGATTCTCCTTTTCTTGTATTACAATCTACAAACACTTCAGAGCTTGCTTTTATAAGCATGATTCCATGGGAAGTAAAGTCAGACTATGACTTTGAAATAAGTGAACAGGTTGAAGAATTGCTGGAGATAGAGCAGGTAGAGGATGTTTTAGTAGTAGCTATATGTACTATGAAGGACTCTCTAGAAAATATGACAATCAATCTAAGTGCCCCTGTGGTAATAAATACTAAAAAAGCCTTAGCTAAGCAGGTTATCATTGATAATTCTAATTACTCTATCAAGCATCCTGTTTTTCCTCTTGAAAAACAGAGACAGGAGGCAAAATAA
- a CDS encoding flagellin gives MRINNNMMAMNSHRQLTANQNAGAKSMERLSSGLRINRAGDDAAGLSISEKMRGQIRGLNQASRNAQDGISLIQTAEGALNETHSILQRMRELAVQSANDTNVGIDRQSIQDEMNQLQSEIDRISDTTEFNTQTLLDGSFKGSFQIGANEGQNVDLQINAMNSSNLGLTSTISTAQGTTSNNEDNALLADGIYTVDDSNNLLDTSGNVVAVIDAAEVKVGEDEVMDLTDSEILAEGAQVTISNDGANYDIKNTVDPNVTENLAAGNYEITSGSLIKDGNLVDATVDLTNNEIVLADGTVIEAAELGLDDEMFADGLEFTINGVDVSERANAEASISTINSAIEEVSTARSNLGAMQNRLEHSISNLDTSAENLQAAESRIRDLDMAQEMMDFTKSNILNQAATAMLAQANQAPQSVLQLLG, from the coding sequence ATGAGAATTAATAACAACATGATGGCGATGAACTCACACAGACAATTAACTGCTAATCAAAATGCTGGTGCTAAATCTATGGAAAGGTTGTCATCTGGTCTAAGAATTAACCGTGCTGGTGACGATGCTGCTGGGCTTTCTATTTCTGAAAAAATGAGAGGTCAGATTCGCGGATTGAATCAGGCTAGCAGAAATGCTCAAGATGGTATTTCTCTTATTCAAACTGCTGAAGGTGCTTTGAATGAAACACATTCAATATTACAGCGTATGAGAGAATTAGCTGTGCAATCTGCAAATGATACTAATGTAGGAATTGATAGACAATCAATTCAAGACGAAATGAATCAATTACAGTCAGAGATTGATAGGATATCAGATACAACTGAATTTAACACTCAAACTTTACTTGATGGTTCTTTTAAAGGTAGTTTTCAAATCGGTGCAAATGAAGGACAAAATGTTGATTTGCAAATTAATGCTATGAATTCAAGTAACCTTGGCTTAACTAGTACTATTTCTACAGCACAAGGAACTACTTCTAATAATGAAGATAACGCCTTATTAGCAGATGGTATCTATACAGTAGATGATTCTAATAATCTATTAGATACATCAGGAAATGTTGTTGCTGTTATAGATGCTGCTGAAGTTAAAGTTGGTGAAGATGAAGTAATGGATCTTACAGATTCAGAGATTTTAGCTGAAGGTGCTCAAGTTACAATTAGTAATGATGGTGCTAATTATGACATAAAAAACACAGTGGATCCTAATGTTACTGAGAATTTAGCAGCAGGGAATTATGAGATTACAAGCGGAAGTTTGATTAAAGACGGTAACTTAGTAGATGCTACAGTAGATTTAACTAATAATGAAATTGTACTTGCAGACGGTACTGTAATAGAAGCAGCTGAACTAGGTCTAGACGATGAGATGTTTGCTGATGGACTTGAGTTCACAATCAATGGTGTTGATGTTTCAGAAAGAGCAAATGCAGAAGCAAGTATTTCTACCATTAATAGCGCAATTGAAGAAGTTTCAACTGCTCGTTCAAATCTTGGTGCTATGCAAAATAGACTAGAACATTCTATTTCTAACCTAGATACTTCTGCTGAGAATCTACAAGCTGCTGAATCTCGTATTCGTGACCTTGATATGGCTCAAGAAATGATGGACTTTACTAAGTCTAATATTCTTAATCAGGCTGCTACAGCTATGTTAGCTCAAGCTAACCAAGCTCCACAGTCAGTACTTCAATTATTAGGTTAA
- the csrA gene encoding carbon storage regulator CsrA — MLVLTRKKDEKIMIGEDIVITIVEVDNNKVKLGIDAPKEIEILREEVYKEVETENKDAIASDVLNVDKLLQISNVKGEEKKREK; from the coding sequence ATGCTGGTACTTACAAGAAAAAAAGACGAGAAGATAATGATTGGTGAAGATATTGTTATCACTATTGTTGAGGTGGATAATAATAAGGTCAAGCTTGGCATAGATGCCCCTAAAGAGATTGAGATACTTAGAGAAGAAGTCTATAAAGAGGTTGAGACAGAAAACAAAGATGCTATTGCCAGTGATGTATTGAATGTAGATAAGCTTTTGCAGATATCTAATGTAAAAGGAGAAGAAAAAAAGAGAGAAAAATAA